One Miscanthus floridulus cultivar M001 chromosome 11, ASM1932011v1, whole genome shotgun sequence DNA window includes the following coding sequences:
- the LOC136491231 gene encoding probable metal-nicotianamine transporter YSL16: protein MNSQLRLHTAAAAVSELELLVPRGPGAGAMDQFHHDPAGAHEIEKTLPAERAAPADMESEPAAARVAERVPPWREQITARGMVAALLIGFVYTVIVMKLSLTTGLTPTMNVSAALLAFLVLRGWTRALERLGIASRPFTRQENTVVQTTVVACYTIGFGGGFGSFLLGLNKKTYELSGVNTPGNVPGSYKEPAIGWMTGFLLAVSFVGLLTLLPVRKVLVIDYKLTYPSGTATAVLINGFHTPQGDKNAKNQVRAFLKYFGISFLWSFFQWFYTAGDNCGFAQFPTFGLQAFKQTFFFDFSLTYVGAGMICSHLVNLSLLFGAILSWGVMWPLISKQKGNWYTNGSQSSMSGIYGYKAFLCIALLVGDGLYNFVKVIAITVKNIRERSRRKNQNKVADADTMALDDMQRDEVFNRDNIPTWLSYTGYAALSLIAVIVIPIMFREVKWYYVILAYVLAPALGFCNAYGTGLTDMNMGYNYGKIALFVLAAWAGKDNGVVAGLVSCGLVKQLVLISADLMHDFKTGHLTLTSPRSMLVGQAIGTLMGCVLAPLTFMLFYRAFDVGDPDGYWKAPYALIYRNMAILGVEGFSALPTHCLELCAGFFAFAVLANLARDLLPRGIARFVPLPMAMAVPFLVGASFAIDMCVGSLVVFAWHKLDSKKAALLVPAVASGLICGDGIWTFPSSLLALAKIKPPICMKFTPGS from the exons ATGAACTCACAGCTCCGCCTCCATACTGCAGCCGCCGCCGTCTCGGAGCTCGAGCTGCTGGTCCCCCGGGGCCCAGGCGCCGGGGCCATGGACCAGTTCCATCACGACCCGGCGGGCGCGCACGAGATCGAGAAGACGCTGCCGGCCGAGCGCGCGGCGCCGGCGGACATGGAGTCGGAGCCCGCGGCGGCGCGCGTGGCGGAGCGCGTCCCGCCGTGGCGCGAGCAGATCACCGCGCGCGGGATGGTGGCGGCGCTGCTCATCGGCTTCGTCTACACGGTGATCGTCATGAAGCTCAGCCTCACCACGGGGCTCACCCCGACGATGAACGTCTCCGCCGCGCTGCTCGCCTTCCTGGTGCTCCGGGGCTGGACGCGCGCCCTCGAGCGCCTAGGCATTGCCTCCCGCCCCTTCACCCGCCAGGAGAACACCGTCGTCCAGACCACCGTCGTCGCCTGCTACACCATAGGGTTCGGCG GTGGGTTCGGGTCGTTCTTGTTGGGCCTGAACAAGAAGACGTACGAGCTCTCCGGGGTGAACACGCCGGGCAACGTGCCGGGGAGCTACAAGGAGCCTGCCATCGGCTGGATGACGGGATTCCTCCTCGCCGTCAGCTTCGTGGGGCTCCTCACCTTGCTTCCAGTCAGAAAG GTGCTCGTTATTGACTACAAACTCACTTATCCCAGTGGGACTGCCACTGCGGTTCTCATAAACGGGTTCCACACACCTCAAGGAGATAAGAATGCAAA AAATCAGGTCCGTGCATTCCTCAAGTACTTCGGGATCAGCTTCCTCTGGAGCTTCTTCCAGTGGTTCTACACTGCCGGCGACAACTGCGGATTCGCTCAGTTCCCTACTTTCGGGCTCCAAGCTTTTAAACAGAC GTTTTTCTTCGACTTCAGCCTGACGTATGTTGGCGCTGGGATGATCTGCTCGCACCTTGTCAACCTCTCGTTGCTCTTCGGCGCCATCCTTTCCTGGGGCGTAATGTGGCCACTCATCAGCAAGCAGAAGGGCAACTGGTATACTAATGGGTCTCAAAGTAGCATGTCAGGCATCTACGGGTACAAG GCCTTCCTCTGCATTGCTCTTCTCGTGGGAGACggcctctacaactttgttaaagTCATAGCTATCACTGTCAAGAACATACGCGAGAGATCACGTCGCAAGAACCAGAACAAAG TGGCGGACGCGGACACCATGGCGCTTGACGACATGCAGCGCGACGAGGTGTTCAACAGGGACAACATCCCGACCTGGCTGTCCTACACGGGGTACGCCGCGCTCAGCCTCATCGCGGTGATCGTGATCCCGATCATGTTCCGGGAGGTGAAGTGGTACTACGTGATCCTGGCGTACGTGCTGGCACCGGCGCTGGGGTTCTGCAACGCGTACGGCACGGGGCTGACGGACATGAACATGGGGTACAACTACGGCAAGATCGCGCTGTTCGTGCTGGCGGCGTGGGCTGGGAAAGACAACGGCGTGGTCGCCGGCCTGGTGAGCTGCGGGCTGGTGAAGCAGCTGGTGCTCATCTCCGCCGACCTGATGCACGACTTCAAGACGGGCCACCTGACGCTGACGTCGCCGCGGTCGATGCTGGTCGGCCAGGCCATCGGCACGCTGATGGGGTGCGTCCTGGCGCCGCTCACCTTCATGCTCTTCTACAGGGCGTTCGACGTGGGCGACCCGGACGGGTACTGGAAGGCCCCCTACGCGCTCATCTACCGCAACATGGCCATCCTCGGCGTGGAGGGCTTCTCGGCGCTGCCCACGCACTGCCTGGAGCTGTGCGCGGGGTTCTTCGCGTTCGCGGTGCTGGCGAACCTGGCGCGGGACCTCCTGCCCCGCGGGATCGCGCGATTCGTGCCGCTGCCGATGGCCATGGCGGTGCCGTTCCTCGTGGGCGCCAGCTTCGCCATCGACATGTGCGTGGGCAGCCTCGTGGTGTTCGCGTGGCACAAGCTCGACAGCAAGAAGGCCGCGCTGCTGGTGCCCGCCGTCGCATCGGGGCTCATCTGCGGCGATGGGATCTGGACGTTCCCGTCGTCGCTGCTCGCGCTGGCCAAGATCAAGCCGCCCATCTGCATGAAGTTCACGCCAGGAAGCTAG
- the LOC136491232 gene encoding uncharacterized protein isoform X1: MEGLIKGLVHVAIDAVEDAVRERDHGRGGGGDDEAPRRRAPQRADPDAGGEEERDERSRSTWAEVVSDQKGSDPDERRDHRNPGRDNRHERREDEGWKRVDGRNQPQHPVGRQNQCEGEERCDGGSRRPQKQQQAQGYGNQQQEEGRITDGSWQTVGEKKHHGRPQQVNLFKCINTLKYRYEQTKCRYTATPHLFLSEAWNGYRKPPSEQKYSEDVGQIHQGLNVEPTREELNSLSKACSRLWELDMNRLVPGKDYRIDCGEGKKVYQKGDMASESLFSWLGDDVLRKPTYSRFCALLDNYNPHQGYKEVVTQQDKHEEIAFVEEIARTAPIKYIHRYLVQKGAVPQDYEDFKRMLTSLWFDLYGRGGNSSCSSAFEHVFVGEIKGRGQGENEVSGFHNWIQFYLEEAKGNVDYQGYIFPRRRGESPDSETQLLTVQFEWHGVLKSVSSTLIGVSPEFEVALYTLCFFVGGEDNRVDIGPYSVNIKCYRLGNNKIGSAFPIAEN, translated from the exons ATGGAGGGTCTCATCAaggggttggtccacgtggccatCGACGCCGTGGAGGACGCCGTGCGGGAGAGGGAccacggccgcggcggcggcggcgacgacgaggcGCCGAGGAGGAGGGCGCCCCAGCGCGCCGACCCGGACGCCGGCGGGGAGGAGGAACGCGACGAGCGATCGCGGTCGACGTGGGCCGAG GTCGTCTCCGACCAGAAGGGCAGCGATCCGGACGAGCGCCGGGACCATCGGAATCCAGGGCGG GACAATCGTCATGAGAGGAGGGAGGACGAGGGTTGGAAAAGGGTCGATGGTCGGAACCAGCCGCAGCACCCCGTTGGCCGGCAGAACCAG TGCGAGGGGGAGGAAAGGTGCGATGGCGGCAGCCGGCGCCCTCAGAAACAGCAGCAGGCACAAGGATACGGGAATCAGCAACAG GAAGAAGGGAGGATAACTGATGGAAGTTGGCAGACCGTTGGTGAGAAAAAGCACCATGGAAGACCACAGCAG GTCAATCTTTTTAAGTGTATCAATACTCTGAAGTACAGATATGAGCAAACCAAGTGTAGATACACGGCTACACCCCATTTGTTTCTT TCTGAAGCATGGAATGGATACAGAAAGCCACCATCAGAACAAAAGTACTCTGAGGATGTCGGTCAGATTCACCAAGGACTCAATGTAGAGCCCACCAGGGAGGAGCTGAATAGCTTATCGAAAGCCTGTAGCCGACTTTGGGAGCTCGATATGAACCGTCTCGTTCCTGGTAAGGACTACAGAATCGACTGTGGCGAGGGGAAGAAAGTTTATCAGAAGGGTGATATGGCATCTGAAAGCTTGTTCAGCTGGCTAGGCGACGATGTGCTAAGAAAACCCACCTACTCACGTTTCTGCGCACTTCTGGATAACTACAACCCACACCAGGGGTACAAAGAAGTTGTTACCCAGCAGGATAAGCACGAAGAAATAGCTTTCGTTGAAGAGATTGCCAGAACAGCGCCAATTAAGTACATACACCGGTACTTAGTGCAGAAGGGGGCTGTACCTCAGGACTATGAGGACTTCAAGAGAATGCTGACATCCCTATGGTTTGATTTGTATGGAAGAGGTGGCAACTCTAGCTGCTCTTCTGCCTTTGAGCATGTATTTGTTGGTGAGATCAAAGGACGGGGACAAGGGGAGAATGAGGTATCAGGCTTCCATAACTGGATTCAG TTTTACCTGGAAGAAGCCAAGGGAAACGTGGATTACCAAGGTTATATATTTCCAAGGCGCCGTGGTGAATCA CCTGATTCAGAGACACAGCTGCTAACGGTTCAGTTTGAGTGGCATGGTGTGCTGAAATCAGTATCCAGCACGTTGATTGGTGTCAGTCCAGAGTTTGAGGTCGCACTCTACACATTGTGCTTTTTTGTTGGAGGAGAAGATAACCGCGTCGATATTGGCCCATACAGTGTGAACATCAAGTGCTACCGACTGGGGAACAACAAAATTGGATCAGCCTTTCCCATTGCAGAGAACTGA
- the LOC136491232 gene encoding uncharacterized protein isoform X2, translating to MEGLIKGLVHVAIDAVEDAVRERDHGRGGGGDDEAPRRRAPQRADPDAGGEEERDERSRSTWAEVVSDQKGSDPDERRDHRNPGRDNRHERREDEGWKRVDGRNQPQHPVGRQNQCEGEERCDGGSRRPQKQQQAQGYGNQQQEEGRITDGSWQTVGEKKHHGRPQQSEAWNGYRKPPSEQKYSEDVGQIHQGLNVEPTREELNSLSKACSRLWELDMNRLVPGKDYRIDCGEGKKVYQKGDMASESLFSWLGDDVLRKPTYSRFCALLDNYNPHQGYKEVVTQQDKHEEIAFVEEIARTAPIKYIHRYLVQKGAVPQDYEDFKRMLTSLWFDLYGRGGNSSCSSAFEHVFVGEIKGRGQGENEVSGFHNWIQFYLEEAKGNVDYQGYIFPRRRGESPDSETQLLTVQFEWHGVLKSVSSTLIGVSPEFEVALYTLCFFVGGEDNRVDIGPYSVNIKCYRLGNNKIGSAFPIAEN from the exons ATGGAGGGTCTCATCAaggggttggtccacgtggccatCGACGCCGTGGAGGACGCCGTGCGGGAGAGGGAccacggccgcggcggcggcggcgacgacgaggcGCCGAGGAGGAGGGCGCCCCAGCGCGCCGACCCGGACGCCGGCGGGGAGGAGGAACGCGACGAGCGATCGCGGTCGACGTGGGCCGAG GTCGTCTCCGACCAGAAGGGCAGCGATCCGGACGAGCGCCGGGACCATCGGAATCCAGGGCGG GACAATCGTCATGAGAGGAGGGAGGACGAGGGTTGGAAAAGGGTCGATGGTCGGAACCAGCCGCAGCACCCCGTTGGCCGGCAGAACCAG TGCGAGGGGGAGGAAAGGTGCGATGGCGGCAGCCGGCGCCCTCAGAAACAGCAGCAGGCACAAGGATACGGGAATCAGCAACAG GAAGAAGGGAGGATAACTGATGGAAGTTGGCAGACCGTTGGTGAGAAAAAGCACCATGGAAGACCACAGCAG TCTGAAGCATGGAATGGATACAGAAAGCCACCATCAGAACAAAAGTACTCTGAGGATGTCGGTCAGATTCACCAAGGACTCAATGTAGAGCCCACCAGGGAGGAGCTGAATAGCTTATCGAAAGCCTGTAGCCGACTTTGGGAGCTCGATATGAACCGTCTCGTTCCTGGTAAGGACTACAGAATCGACTGTGGCGAGGGGAAGAAAGTTTATCAGAAGGGTGATATGGCATCTGAAAGCTTGTTCAGCTGGCTAGGCGACGATGTGCTAAGAAAACCCACCTACTCACGTTTCTGCGCACTTCTGGATAACTACAACCCACACCAGGGGTACAAAGAAGTTGTTACCCAGCAGGATAAGCACGAAGAAATAGCTTTCGTTGAAGAGATTGCCAGAACAGCGCCAATTAAGTACATACACCGGTACTTAGTGCAGAAGGGGGCTGTACCTCAGGACTATGAGGACTTCAAGAGAATGCTGACATCCCTATGGTTTGATTTGTATGGAAGAGGTGGCAACTCTAGCTGCTCTTCTGCCTTTGAGCATGTATTTGTTGGTGAGATCAAAGGACGGGGACAAGGGGAGAATGAGGTATCAGGCTTCCATAACTGGATTCAG TTTTACCTGGAAGAAGCCAAGGGAAACGTGGATTACCAAGGTTATATATTTCCAAGGCGCCGTGGTGAATCA CCTGATTCAGAGACACAGCTGCTAACGGTTCAGTTTGAGTGGCATGGTGTGCTGAAATCAGTATCCAGCACGTTGATTGGTGTCAGTCCAGAGTTTGAGGTCGCACTCTACACATTGTGCTTTTTTGTTGGAGGAGAAGATAACCGCGTCGATATTGGCCCATACAGTGTGAACATCAAGTGCTACCGACTGGGGAACAACAAAATTGGATCAGCCTTTCCCATTGCAGAGAACTGA